In Streptomyces dangxiongensis, one DNA window encodes the following:
- a CDS encoding DUF742 domain-containing protein: MTAAGDGPWLDAAAGRLVRPFTVSDGRTRPSVALDLMSQVMATGVTPLGYLGPEHAQALDLCRAPVSVAELAAQLRLPAVVTKVLLSDLLDSGALTTKPPAYHHTPTDRSLLEAVLDGLRRQL; this comes from the coding sequence GTGACCGCGGCCGGTGACGGGCCCTGGCTGGACGCCGCGGCCGGACGCCTGGTGCGGCCGTTCACGGTCAGCGACGGCCGTACCAGACCCAGCGTCGCCCTCGACCTGATGTCGCAGGTGATGGCCACGGGCGTCACCCCCCTGGGCTACCTCGGGCCGGAACACGCGCAGGCCCTCGACCTGTGCCGCGCGCCGGTCTCGGTCGCCGAGCTGGCCGCCCAGCTCCGACTGCCCGCCGTGGTGACCAAGGTGCTCCTCTCGGACCTGCTCGACTCCGGGGCGCTGACCACCAAGCCGCCCGCGTACCACCACACTCCCACTGACCGGTCTCTGCTGGAGGCAGTGCTCGATGGACTACGACGACAGCTCTGA
- a CDS encoding roadblock/LC7 domain-containing protein, protein MASEAPTVHASDLDWLLSGLVQRVPHTSSAVLLSCDGLVKSVHGLDHDSADHMAALASGLYSLGRSAGVRFADGGDVRQVVVELDSTLLFVTTAGSGTCLAVLAGREADAAVLGYEMAMLVKSVRPYLVTAPRQHTVEPTVTRP, encoded by the coding sequence ATGGCGAGCGAAGCGCCGACCGTCCACGCATCCGACCTCGACTGGCTGCTGAGCGGCCTCGTGCAGCGCGTCCCGCACACCAGCAGCGCGGTGCTCCTGTCCTGCGACGGACTGGTCAAGTCCGTGCACGGCCTGGACCACGACAGCGCCGACCACATGGCGGCCCTGGCCTCCGGCCTGTACTCCCTCGGCCGCAGCGCGGGCGTCCGGTTCGCCGACGGCGGCGACGTCCGGCAGGTCGTCGTCGAACTCGACTCCACGCTGCTGTTCGTCACCACCGCCGGCTCCGGCACCTGCCTCGCCGTGCTCGCCGGCCGCGAGGCCGACGCGGCGGTGCTCGGCTACGAGATGGCGATGCTGGTCAAGAGCGTCCGCCCCTACCTGGTGACCGCGCCCCGGCAGCACACCGTCGAACCCACGGTGACGAGGCCTTGA
- a CDS encoding ATP-binding protein, which produces MSHLRAPATRAERREGGRHGRPVARPAPALPETHIRPQLMRLAVLPPLAVALGATAAVLFSIRSTGVRTGPTLWAVLAGAVTVAVAGILIAAVAADRAARSVADRVDALRRTAAFGEADLHDLVDALRQGETPPRRGPRRRPPADADDFELLAADLARAHDGAVTAVVRAAQLSSQAGSEQKLEVFVNLARRLQSLVHREISILDDLENEIEDPDLLKGLFHVDHLATRIRRHAENLAVLGGAVSRRQWSNPVDMTEVLRSAIAEVEQYSRVKLVPPIDGELRGHAVADVIHLLAELIENATVFSAPHTQVLLRADLVTAGLAVEVEDRGLGMPVTEQNRMNALLADPDQVNVASLLADGRIGLYVVSQLARRHGIHVRLQSNIYGGVQAVLVVPQALLGGAPAAPGADAAPPPQPQSPAQTPGGGPGAGIPEHGGAGRVGTALTGAADLPVAGDATGAGAMAGAGAGSPPVAGSPAMPGSPAAPGSGAGPDRDARSGSAVAGAPEAGAGAGQAPATGRRRHAQRGPGRHGAESGAGRSGADSDYGLPGADSGSGGRTAEGAGHRAQGGVPAPLPVRGARETRLTPAAALPGVSAADRPVVEAHAGILPTPRTDAVRGTMGKPQLPRRRAQEHLVPQLRGGPAPRQGTDTVVGHDPGLMAAFQRGIGLAEARQHLEATYGDPAYGEQAHGEQAHGEPAYEDSACGESARVDSTYGDLGYEDPASGETPAATEPSDMGSPHMGPSHMGSPHTDAGPMDAEHMPVGHLQAPAPQATQPTRARPALPGPHHPDPLHTDPHDTGPEHQTPAPTASGHTASGHTASDHTASEHMASGHTAPAPTPQPHPHLPGAGGSRGAGRSEGSAPAV; this is translated from the coding sequence ATGTCTCACCTCCGAGCACCGGCCACCCGTGCCGAGCGCCGCGAGGGCGGCCGGCACGGGCGGCCGGTCGCCCGACCCGCTCCCGCACTGCCCGAGACGCACATACGGCCGCAGCTCATGCGGCTCGCCGTCCTGCCGCCCCTCGCCGTCGCCCTCGGCGCCACCGCCGCCGTCCTCTTCAGCATCCGCTCGACCGGCGTGCGCACCGGCCCCACCCTGTGGGCCGTGCTCGCCGGAGCGGTCACCGTGGCCGTCGCCGGCATCCTCATCGCCGCCGTGGCCGCCGACCGCGCCGCCCGCTCGGTCGCCGACCGCGTCGACGCCCTGCGCCGCACCGCCGCGTTCGGCGAGGCCGACCTGCACGACCTGGTCGACGCCCTGCGCCAGGGGGAGACCCCGCCCCGGCGCGGCCCGCGCCGCCGGCCGCCCGCGGACGCCGACGACTTCGAACTGCTCGCCGCCGACCTGGCCCGCGCGCACGACGGCGCCGTCACCGCCGTCGTGCGCGCCGCCCAGCTCTCCAGCCAGGCGGGCAGCGAGCAGAAACTCGAGGTCTTCGTCAACCTCGCGCGCCGGCTCCAGTCCCTCGTGCACCGCGAGATCTCGATCCTCGACGACCTCGAGAACGAGATCGAGGACCCGGACCTGCTCAAAGGCCTGTTCCACGTCGACCACCTGGCCACCCGCATCCGGCGGCACGCGGAGAACCTCGCCGTCCTCGGCGGCGCGGTCTCCCGGCGGCAGTGGAGCAACCCGGTCGACATGACGGAGGTGCTGCGCTCCGCCATCGCCGAGGTCGAGCAGTACTCCCGGGTGAAACTGGTGCCCCCGATCGACGGCGAACTGCGCGGCCACGCCGTCGCCGACGTCATCCACCTGCTCGCCGAACTCATCGAGAACGCCACCGTGTTCTCGGCTCCGCACACCCAGGTGCTGCTGCGCGCCGACCTCGTCACGGCCGGGCTCGCCGTGGAGGTCGAGGACCGCGGGCTCGGCATGCCCGTCACCGAGCAGAACCGGATGAACGCCCTGCTCGCCGACCCCGACCAGGTCAACGTCGCCAGCCTGCTGGCCGACGGCCGCATCGGCCTCTACGTCGTCTCCCAACTCGCCCGCAGGCACGGCATCCACGTCCGGCTGCAGTCCAACATCTACGGCGGTGTGCAGGCCGTCCTCGTCGTCCCGCAGGCGCTGCTCGGCGGCGCACCGGCCGCGCCGGGCGCGGACGCCGCTCCGCCGCCACAGCCGCAGTCGCCCGCGCAGACACCGGGAGGCGGGCCGGGCGCCGGCATCCCCGAACACGGCGGTGCCGGGCGCGTGGGCACAGCGCTGACGGGTGCCGCGGACCTTCCCGTCGCCGGGGACGCGACCGGAGCCGGAGCCATGGCCGGGGCAGGGGCAGGGAGTCCGCCCGTCGCGGGAAGCCCGGCCATGCCGGGAAGCCCGGCCGCGCCGGGAAGCGGGGCCGGGCCGGACCGTGACGCCAGGAGCGGCTCCGCCGTCGCGGGCGCGCCCGAGGCCGGGGCGGGTGCCGGGCAGGCCCCGGCCACCGGCCGGCGACGGCATGCCCAGCGCGGGCCCGGACGGCACGGCGCGGAGAGCGGAGCCGGGCGGTCCGGCGCCGACAGCGACTACGGATTGCCCGGTGCCGACAGCGGCTCCGGGGGGCGTACGGCCGAGGGCGCCGGACACCGAGCGCAGGGCGGTGTCCCGGCACCGCTTCCCGTGCGCGGCGCCCGGGAGACGCGGCTCACCCCCGCCGCGGCCCTGCCCGGTGTCAGCGCCGCGGACCGGCCGGTCGTGGAGGCGCATGCCGGCATCCTGCCCACCCCGCGCACCGACGCCGTACGCGGCACCATGGGCAAGCCCCAACTACCGCGCCGTCGTGCCCAGGAGCACCTCGTGCCCCAACTGCGCGGCGGCCCCGCGCCCCGCCAGGGCACCGACACCGTCGTCGGCCACGACCCCGGCCTGATGGCCGCTTTCCAACGCGGAATCGGACTCGCCGAGGCCCGGCAACACCTGGAGGCGACGTACGGGGATCCGGCGTACGGGGAACAGGCTCATGGGGAGCAGGCTCATGGGGAACCGGCGTACGAGGACTCGGCGTGCGGGGAATCGGCGCGTGTGGACTCGACGTACGGGGACCTGGGGTACGAGGACCCGGCCTCCGGGGAAACCCCGGCCGCCACGGAGCCTTCAGACATGGGTTCGCCCCACATGGGTCCCAGCCACATGGGTTCCCCGCACACGGACGCCGGCCCCATGGATGCCGAGCACATGCCGGTCGGTCACCTCCAGGCCCCCGCGCCGCAAGCCACCCAGCCCACACGCGCGCGTCCCGCCCTCCCCGGCCCGCACCACCCGGATCCACTTCACACGGACCCCCACGACACGGGCCCGGAACACCAGACCCCGGCACCCACGGCGTCAGGGCACACGGCGTCAGGGCACACGGCGTCAGACCACACGGCGTCGGAACACATGGCGTCAGGACACACGGCTCCGGCCCCCACACCCCAGCCGCATCCCCACCTGCCCGGGGCCGGCGGCAGTCGCGGTGCCGGCCGGAGCGAGGGGAGCGCGCCGGCCGTATGA
- a CDS encoding MBL fold metallo-hydrolase, translating into MTGLRSPNSGIRALRPAAFGADPGGERMARIRRSPHFKDGVFQNPGGPAHTRPSGSTLDVAKVFLDKDTRPLRAPRGTVPVHPMTYADLARPPATGLRLTWVGHSSVLAEIDGHRVLFDPVWGERCSPFPFAGPKRLHPVPLPLAALGPVDVVVISHDHYDHLDMPTIKALAGTDTLFAVPLGVGAHLEHWGVSPDRLRELDWHESTRVGGLTLTATPARHFCGRGLRNTQHTLWASWVVAGEEHRIYHSGDTGYFDGFKDIGAGHGPFDATMIQIGAYSEFWPDIHMTPEEGLRAHLDLQGGVPHGALLPIHWGTFNLAPHPWAEPGEWTLAAAEAVGQAVALPVPGRPFEPAGVLPTRPWWRDVSSPLNRTWPVPETTPVAPREDLDFVSEG; encoded by the coding sequence GTGACCGGTTTGCGTTCCCCGAACTCCGGGATCCGCGCGCTGCGGCCCGCGGCCTTCGGCGCGGACCCGGGCGGAGAGCGCATGGCACGCATCCGCCGCTCGCCCCACTTCAAGGACGGTGTCTTCCAGAACCCGGGCGGCCCCGCACACACCCGGCCCTCCGGCTCCACGCTCGATGTCGCCAAGGTGTTCCTCGACAAGGACACCCGGCCCCTGCGCGCCCCCAGGGGCACCGTCCCGGTGCACCCCATGACCTACGCCGACCTGGCCCGGCCGCCCGCCACCGGCCTCCGGCTCACCTGGGTGGGCCACTCCAGCGTGCTCGCGGAGATCGACGGCCACCGGGTCCTGTTCGACCCCGTCTGGGGCGAGCGCTGCTCCCCGTTCCCCTTCGCCGGGCCCAAGCGGCTGCACCCGGTGCCGCTGCCGCTGGCCGCGCTGGGACCGGTCGACGTCGTCGTCATCTCCCACGACCACTACGACCACCTGGACATGCCCACGATCAAGGCGCTGGCCGGCACCGACACCCTGTTCGCCGTGCCGCTGGGCGTCGGCGCCCACCTCGAACACTGGGGCGTCTCCCCGGACCGGCTGCGCGAACTGGACTGGCACGAGTCCACCCGGGTCGGCGGCCTCACCCTCACCGCCACCCCGGCCCGCCACTTCTGCGGCCGTGGCCTGCGCAACACCCAGCACACCCTCTGGGCGTCCTGGGTCGTCGCCGGCGAGGAGCACCGGATCTACCACAGCGGTGACACCGGCTACTTCGACGGCTTCAAGGACATCGGTGCCGGGCACGGCCCGTTCGACGCCACGATGATCCAGATCGGGGCGTACAGCGAGTTCTGGCCCGACATCCACATGACTCCCGAGGAGGGTCTGCGCGCCCACCTCGACCTCCAGGGCGGGGTGCCGCACGGCGCGCTCCTGCCGATCCACTGGGGCACCTTCAACCTGGCCCCGCACCCCTGGGCCGAGCCGGGGGAGTGGACGCTGGCCGCGGCCGAGGCGGTCGGACAGGCGGTCGCCCTCCCTGTTCCGGGCCGGCCGTTCGAGCCCGCCGGGGTCCTCCCCACACGTCCCTGGTGGCGGGACGTGTCCTCGCCGCTGAACCGCACGTGGCCCGTTCCGGAGACCACTCCGGTCGCGCCTCGTGAAGACCTCGACTTCGTCAGCGAGGGCTGA
- a CDS encoding glutamate dehydrogenase has translation MTAPWMSLVWTDHVTGRRAFLVVDRLVRGVASGGLRMRPGCTLEEVTGLARGMTMKEALHYRPGSRYIPLGGAKGGIDCDPRDPAAYGLLVRYLRAVRPYIETLWTTGEDLGLSQETVDRAAAEVGLVSSVQAVYPLLDDEAAARGRLADAFAVEVDGIGLDELAGGCGVAESVLAALDRAAVPYAGTRVAVQGLGTMGGATARFLVRAGLTVVAVADIKGTIANPAGLDVEALLAARDGHGTVDRRVLRPDDLELPGDAWLSTEAEVLVPAAVSYAIDSLNQGEIGARWIVEAANMPVVPEAEELLAARGVTVLPDVVVNSGTNAWWWWTLFGDIGADAEEAFAYIRRSMRALVGLTLDRASADRTSPRVAAHALAADRLPLIAERFGWYR, from the coding sequence GTGACCGCCCCTTGGATGTCGCTCGTCTGGACCGACCACGTCACCGGCCGCCGGGCCTTCCTGGTCGTGGACCGGCTGGTGCGGGGTGTGGCCAGCGGCGGGCTGCGCATGCGGCCCGGCTGCACGCTGGAGGAGGTGACGGGACTCGCGCGCGGCATGACGATGAAGGAGGCCCTGCACTACCGCCCCGGGAGCCGCTACATCCCGCTCGGCGGCGCGAAGGGCGGCATCGACTGCGACCCGCGGGACCCGGCGGCGTACGGCCTCCTCGTACGGTACCTGCGCGCCGTACGGCCGTACATCGAGACCCTCTGGACCACCGGCGAGGACCTCGGCCTCAGCCAGGAGACGGTGGACCGCGCGGCGGCCGAGGTGGGGCTGGTCTCCTCCGTCCAGGCGGTGTATCCGCTGCTGGACGACGAGGCGGCGGCCCGCGGGCGGCTCGCGGACGCCTTCGCGGTCGAGGTCGACGGCATCGGCCTGGACGAGCTGGCCGGCGGCTGCGGGGTCGCCGAGTCGGTGCTCGCCGCCCTGGACCGGGCGGCCGTGCCGTACGCGGGGACCCGGGTCGCCGTGCAGGGTCTCGGCACGATGGGCGGGGCCACCGCCCGCTTCCTCGTGCGCGCGGGCCTGACGGTGGTGGCCGTCGCCGACATCAAGGGCACGATCGCCAATCCGGCGGGGCTCGACGTCGAGGCTCTGCTGGCCGCACGGGACGGCCACGGCACCGTGGACCGGCGGGTGCTGCGCCCGGACGACCTCGAACTGCCCGGCGACGCGTGGCTGTCCACGGAGGCGGAGGTGTTGGTGCCGGCGGCCGTGTCGTACGCGATCGACAGCCTGAACCAGGGGGAGATCGGCGCCCGTTGGATCGTCGAGGCCGCCAACATGCCGGTCGTGCCGGAGGCGGAGGAGCTGCTCGCCGCGCGCGGGGTGACGGTGCTGCCGGACGTGGTCGTCAACTCCGGGACCAACGCCTGGTGGTGGTGGACGCTGTTCGGCGACATCGGTGCCGACGCCGAGGAGGCGTTCGCGTACATCCGCCGCTCGATGCGCGCCCTGGTCGGCCTGACGCTCGACCGCGCGTCGGCCGACCGGACGAGCCCGCGCGTGGCCGCGCACGCCCTGGCGGCCGACCGGCTGCCGCTGATCGCGGAGCGTTTCGGCTGGTACCGGTGA
- a CDS encoding TetR/AcrR family transcriptional regulator gives MARVRLSVAERREELLRAAIEQIEARGVAAVRIADVAATLGVSNALVLYHFSTKEKLVAAAFTYAAADDLAHLRGLLGRRTSALRRLRAAVRWYAPTGQAKGWRLWIEGWAVALREPALRDVTRELDKQWKAAITAVIAEGVAAGEFACADPAGAALRLTALLDGLAVQLTSYPGGVPRGRAQEWVDDALARELGLDRQALAGRER, from the coding sequence GTGGCGAGAGTGCGGTTGAGCGTGGCGGAGCGGCGGGAGGAACTGCTGCGGGCCGCCATCGAGCAGATCGAGGCGCGGGGCGTGGCGGCGGTCAGGATCGCCGACGTGGCCGCGACCCTCGGCGTGAGCAACGCGCTGGTGCTGTACCACTTCTCGACGAAGGAGAAGCTGGTCGCCGCCGCCTTCACCTACGCGGCGGCGGACGATCTCGCGCATCTGCGCGGGCTGCTGGGGCGCCGGACGTCCGCGCTGCGCCGGCTGCGGGCGGCGGTGCGCTGGTACGCGCCGACCGGGCAGGCCAAGGGCTGGCGGCTCTGGATCGAGGGCTGGGCGGTGGCCCTGCGCGAGCCCGCCCTGCGCGATGTCACCCGGGAACTGGACAAGCAGTGGAAGGCGGCCATCACGGCGGTCATCGCCGAGGGTGTCGCCGCCGGTGAGTTCGCGTGCGCGGACCCGGCCGGTGCGGCGCTGCGGCTGACCGCGCTGCTGGACGGTCTGGCCGTGCAGCTGACGTCCTACCCGGGCGGGGTGCCGCGGGGCCGGGCCCAGGAGTGGGTGGACGACGCCCTCGCCCGCGAACTCGGCCTGGACCGCCAGGCGCTGGCCGGCCGCGAACGCTGA
- a CDS encoding SGNH/GDSL hydrolase family protein → MIGSYVAVGDSFTEGVGDPGPDGAFVGWADRFAVLLADRRPEGDFQYTNLAVRGKLLDQVMAVQLPRAVELAPDLVSFCAGGNDIIRPGTDPDEVAERFERAVARLTEAVGTVLVTTGFDTRGVPVLKHLRGKIATYNGHVRAIADRYGCPVLDLWSLRSVQDRRAWDRDRLHLSPEGHTRVALRAGQVLGLDVPADPEQPWPPLPPRGTLDIRRDDVHWAREHLVPWIGRRLRGESSGDHVIAKGLLSPDDIRMRIATVA, encoded by the coding sequence GTGATCGGGTCGTACGTGGCGGTGGGGGACAGCTTCACCGAGGGCGTCGGCGACCCCGGCCCCGACGGAGCGTTCGTGGGCTGGGCCGACCGGTTCGCGGTACTGCTCGCCGACCGGCGTCCCGAGGGCGACTTCCAGTACACCAATCTCGCCGTGCGCGGCAAACTGCTGGACCAGGTCATGGCGGTCCAGCTCCCCAGGGCCGTCGAACTGGCCCCGGACCTGGTCTCCTTCTGCGCGGGCGGCAACGACATCATCCGCCCGGGCACCGACCCGGACGAGGTGGCCGAGCGCTTCGAACGCGCCGTGGCCCGGCTGACCGAGGCCGTCGGCACGGTGCTGGTGACGACCGGTTTCGACACCCGCGGCGTGCCCGTGCTCAAGCACCTGCGCGGCAAGATAGCCACGTACAACGGACACGTCCGCGCCATCGCCGACCGGTACGGCTGCCCCGTGCTCGACCTGTGGTCCCTCAGGTCCGTGCAGGACCGCAGGGCCTGGGACCGCGACCGGCTGCACCTCTCGCCCGAGGGGCACACGCGCGTGGCGCTGCGGGCCGGGCAGGTCCTCGGCCTGGACGTCCCGGCCGACCCAGAGCAGCCGTGGCCGCCGCTGCCGCCCCGGGGCACCCTGGACATCCGCCGCGACGACGTGCACTGGGCCCGCGAGCACCTCGTCCCCTGGATCGGGCGCCGGCTGCGCGGCGAGTCCTCCGGCGACCACGTGATCGCCAAGGGGCTGCTGTCGCCGGACGACATCAGGATGCGGATCGCGACCGTGGCCTGA
- a CDS encoding M23 family metallopeptidase, which produces MPAKGKHRRPKPQRFSRSLAAAGTGGAALALPLIGATGAHAAQAAAPEHAVSGKTVQSLPDTADKTAARSGPELRTYTVRSGDYLSKIAGEQRVSGGWQRLYDDNRQAVGADPSLIHPGLKLSLGGKAAQTRTESATPRHAPAAPNSTRSAPARQSAPASESASTPTSAGYTLPVAGAVTGTGYRVAGGMWSSGYHTGVDFVVPTGTPLKAVAAGTVVSAGWGGAYGNQVVIRLNDGYYAQYGHLSHLSVSAGQSVTPGQPIGLSGATGNVTGPHLHFEIRTTPAYGSDIDPVGYLRRHGLAVG; this is translated from the coding sequence ATGCCCGCCAAGGGTAAGCACCGACGCCCCAAGCCCCAGCGTTTCTCCCGTTCCCTCGCCGCCGCCGGAACCGGCGGTGCCGCACTGGCCCTCCCGCTGATCGGGGCCACCGGCGCACACGCCGCGCAGGCCGCGGCCCCCGAGCATGCCGTGTCCGGCAAGACCGTGCAGTCCCTCCCGGACACGGCGGACAAGACCGCCGCGCGGTCCGGCCCGGAGCTGCGCACCTACACGGTCCGCAGCGGTGACTACCTCTCGAAGATCGCCGGCGAGCAGCGTGTCAGCGGCGGCTGGCAGCGGCTCTACGACGACAACCGGCAGGCCGTCGGCGCCGATCCGTCGCTGATCCACCCGGGCCTGAAGCTCAGCCTCGGCGGAAAGGCCGCGCAGACCCGCACCGAGTCCGCGACCCCGCGGCACGCCCCGGCAGCCCCGAACTCCACCCGGTCCGCCCCGGCCAGGCAGTCCGCCCCGGCCTCCGAATCCGCCTCCACGCCCACCTCCGCCGGTTACACCCTCCCGGTGGCCGGCGCGGTCACCGGCACCGGCTACCGCGTGGCCGGCGGCATGTGGTCCAGCGGCTACCACACCGGAGTCGACTTCGTCGTCCCGACCGGCACGCCCCTGAAGGCCGTCGCCGCGGGCACCGTCGTCTCCGCCGGCTGGGGCGGCGCGTACGGCAACCAGGTCGTCATCCGGCTGAACGACGGCTACTACGCCCAGTACGGCCACCTCTCGCACCTCTCCGTCTCGGCCGGCCAGAGCGTCACCCCGGGCCAGCCGATAGGCCTGTCCGGCGCCACCGGCAACGTGACCGGCCCGCACCTGCACTTCGAGATCCGCACCACGCCGGCCTACGGCTCCGACATCGACCCGGTCGGCTACCTCCGCCGGCACGGCCTCGCCGTGGGCTGA
- a CDS encoding tyrosine-protein phosphatase encodes MTQQVPSTEPELAGVRNFRDVGGLPTTDGRRVRYGVLFRSGHLAHATEDDAAFLASLGLHTVFDFRNTADQRLEGPDVELPGVRNVNLPLSDPADGAEFWTMVRDGDLDQLRAILDDGKGAARMIASYRKIVRERTAEHSRVLHALADDSVPALMHCAAGKDRAGISIAVTLLALGVERDAVVADYLESNATHRRYKVRRSGSADSAYTPEVMELLDPLFDARAEYLEAAFESIEETWGDVDTYLRQGLDLSPGTRERLRERLLD; translated from the coding sequence GTGACGCAGCAGGTCCCGTCGACCGAGCCGGAGCTGGCCGGAGTGCGCAATTTCCGTGACGTGGGCGGGCTGCCCACCACGGACGGACGGCGGGTGCGCTACGGCGTGCTGTTCCGCAGCGGGCATCTGGCGCACGCGACCGAGGACGACGCGGCGTTCCTCGCCTCCCTGGGCCTGCACACGGTGTTCGACTTCCGCAACACGGCGGACCAGCGGCTGGAGGGCCCCGACGTCGAGCTGCCCGGCGTGCGGAACGTGAACCTGCCGCTGAGCGACCCGGCGGACGGCGCCGAGTTCTGGACGATGGTCCGGGACGGCGACCTCGACCAGCTCCGCGCGATCCTGGACGACGGCAAGGGAGCGGCCCGGATGATCGCCTCCTACCGGAAGATCGTCAGGGAGCGCACCGCCGAGCACTCCCGGGTACTGCACGCGCTCGCCGACGACAGCGTGCCCGCGTTGATGCACTGTGCGGCCGGCAAGGACCGCGCGGGCATCTCCATAGCGGTGACACTCCTCGCCCTGGGGGTGGAGCGGGACGCCGTCGTCGCGGACTACCTGGAGTCCAACGCCACGCACCGCCGCTACAAGGTCCGTCGCAGCGGCAGCGCGGACTCCGCGTACACGCCCGAGGTCATGGAGCTGCTCGACCCGCTCTTCGACGCCCGCGCCGAGTACCTGGAAGCGGCGTTCGAGAGCATCGAGGAGACCTGGGGGGACGTCGACACCTACCTGCGCCAGGGCCTGGACCTCTCCCCCGGGACCCGGGAACGGCTCCGCGAGCGCCTGCTGGACTGA
- a CDS encoding DUF6126 family protein, translating to MSDFETKFPRSLWIRLIIYIALGHVLAAFLYLLFTVGAKS from the coding sequence ATGAGCGACTTCGAGACGAAGTTCCCCCGATCCCTGTGGATCCGGCTGATCATCTACATCGCCCTCGGGCATGTCCTGGCCGCGTTCCTGTACCTGCTGTTCACGGTGGGCGCCAAGTCGTGA
- a CDS encoding helix-turn-helix domain-containing protein — MNASDVPPPTGPGDDLPAVAPQLRALRRRAGLTLEAAARAAGLSPAHLSRLETGHRQPSLPMLLALARIYGTTVSELLGETVADRDAIVRAADMEPTRAGGWTYTQAGASGRGMQALRVRVPHGSQGDIVRVHPGEEWLYVLRGRLRLRLGDTAHLLAPGDSAHFDSLTPHRLAAEDQDGVELLFVHTLLQSPTATLCLGPLTGELP, encoded by the coding sequence ATGAACGCCTCAGACGTCCCGCCGCCGACGGGACCGGGTGACGACCTGCCCGCCGTCGCGCCCCAGCTCCGCGCCCTGCGCCGGCGTGCGGGGCTGACGCTGGAGGCCGCGGCGCGTGCCGCCGGACTCTCGCCGGCCCACCTGTCCCGCCTGGAGACCGGGCACCGCCAGCCCTCGCTGCCGATGCTCCTCGCGCTCGCCCGTATCTACGGTACGACCGTCTCCGAGCTGCTCGGCGAGACGGTCGCCGACCGGGACGCGATCGTGCGGGCCGCCGACATGGAGCCCACGCGGGCGGGCGGATGGACGTACACGCAGGCCGGAGCCTCCGGCCGCGGCATGCAGGCCCTGCGGGTGCGCGTGCCCCACGGCTCGCAGGGCGACATCGTGCGCGTCCATCCCGGGGAGGAGTGGCTGTACGTCCTGAGGGGGCGGCTGCGGCTGCGGCTCGGCGACACGGCGCATCTGCTAGCCCCCGGCGACAGCGCCCACTTCGACTCCCTCACCCCGCACCGCCTCGCCGCCGAGGACCAGGACGGCGTCGAGCTGCTGTTCGTCCACACCCTGTTGCAGAGTCCCACGGCCACGCTGTGCCTGGGGCCGCTGACCGGAGAGCTGCCATGA